Within Cydia pomonella isolate Wapato2018A chromosome 26, ilCydPomo1, whole genome shotgun sequence, the genomic segment ggcatcgcttcatggtaggtattccacaaatacgcacgaagcgtttcgcttcaacattccttatgcgaattGCCAacgagtggaatgccctgcccgagtctgtgtttccgtatgagtacaatctgaatctcttcaaggctagagtaaataggtatctcataggtaagcgtgctccaccgtagaccgcatcatcacttaccatcaggtgtgatcgtggtcaaacacctgcctatcctccattaaaaaaaaaaaaagcctaAAGTAATCTTGGTACGCTGTATCACCAACTTTGTAtagaattaatataaattaatgctAACTATTAAATTACAGAGGAGCCTATGTCTCTAGCCGACGTTGTGGATGAAATGACCCTTCGCGCCGAGAATTCCGGACCTTTAAAGGTATTTTTGTATActtactttttacaagcttttatttaacctggaatatttgtttgtatgtaattgtaggtatgtatgttcgggtcaaatcttgcaagctaaattggcttcttgactgttttttgtaaataatgtcaaacgatcttgattttcctgaggatcaaatgtctatataggactcatggcatttaagcaacacatagatcagaaatgagagttaaagtctgacgctggcactcgacgattgaaacgcctctaacaaaatgataaggtgatcacgtcacatcatatactaaatgtatggaagatcaacgaaaattgccattttgaccctgaaatattgcgtttatgtgtatagttgtcatacaatttatttttcactaaaatgtaaggaatcgaatggtaacattttcttttctatttttgaaaaacaaaaaaaaaaaaattttttgagccttctcaatataatttttaaaattccacttttttataatagatggctcattttctatccatttaactaaattttgttataatattcaacatgtgtcaagtacccaattaggCTCACTTCCTATGGGAATTTGTATACACGTAATGACGTGTATTCGATTGAGCTtcttctgacacttagagactctACTTAGAGACTTACATATCTAAGTAAATTTAAGCTAGTAATTTTGTGTAGCTTTACCGTCTTTTTATACCTAGATATTTTTCTAGCAGGAACAGAATTTGCTTAGTGCTTACCACAATAAAAATATCGACAATCTTGTTATCGataagtatatacttactaCTTCAAcgaagtatacatatttaagtaaaagagaaagagggTCATTAATACATCAGTGCGatactgttaataataaaaaactaagaTACACGTACACTGTAGCCATATACAGAGACACAGATACAGATTTGCTATGGGATCAAAAATGGGTTTAATATAGACCATGTTGTATCATTCTGCGTCAATTTGAAAGATGATTTGGGTGTGTGTTTATCATGGAGTGACTTATGGGAGAATTAATTCAGTGACACGAAGAAAGAAAGTTACAAAAGGGTTTCAATTCGTTTTCtaaagtatgtaaaatataaataaatttatagttttgttactattatctatttttaacgcACCCTATTACcctatatttttctttgtattacctCTATCACGTTGAAGTGGCACTTATCGATAACAGGACtgtcgatatttttattttgtgaaacaCTTAGACGTCAACGTTCCTGCTACAAAAATAtctaggtataaataaaattatataatatacaagcAGACGATGTTGCGTCTCACAGCTAtatgttattactatttaaatatgaatGTACCCCgttagcttgaacatgtcatgctcgcttaaaagtcctTGCTTACGGAGGCGTCGtcgatcgggtcgccactttcccgaatgaaggttgagggaggcgatggctgagatacgcgtcatactcgtgaacgggtgctgtttgtggagactggtctgtttaagctaactttattttcGAGTATAATTACAgcgagacacctcattcggttctcgtgtttcttttatcctaatgaacAGCGCTCGAACAAATCATACgaatgacgtaaaaatgacgtaaatttgcacacaggatgatgtttgtaGTTAAAACACCGTGTGGCATGTCGCACCAACAAAATAATCGGTGACAGGATGTCTTGAGTAAAATAAtctcacgaaacttgttactgtAAGCATAGAGGTATAACCAaacttagagtgctcactccatgggCGTGTCTCACAGCATTTCAACCGCTGACAGTCCCCTGCCCAGATTTATGATGAAGTTCTAGAAGATCGGTTGgtcagttttgtttattttaaataagaaaggTATTAGTTTACGGTAACCAAAAATGGTATACCAATCTTGGTGAACTTCGACATAAACAGGAGACCGTCAGCGGTTGAAACGCTCTGTGAAACACCCGCGGATACATTTAAAACGAGCATATTAAACAACAGTCAACAAATTCAAATATCTGGGCTCCATGCTTACGGCGGATGCCAATATAGATGCCGATGTTACGCACCGAATAAATGTAGCGTGGCAAAAAAGGCGGACTCTCACTGGAGTTTTGTGTGACCCCCGCATGCCTATAAAAACGAAGGGCAAAGTCTATAAGACAGCTGTTCGCCCGGCATTACTGTACGGATCGGAATGTTGGACAGTAAAGAAGACACACGAGCGAAAAGTCCACGTAAACGAAATGAAGATGCTGCGGTGGGCAGGAGGGGTGACCAGGATGGACAGGGTGCGTAACGAGTTCATACGGGGCAGTTTTAAGGTTGCGCCTATCACTGACAAAATGTCAGAGTTTCGCCTTAGATGGTATGGCCATGTAATGAGGCGCAGTGAAGACCATGTGGTAAGAATCGCCCTAAACTTACCAGAACACAAGCGGGGTAGCGGCCGCCCGCCATTAACCTGGTGGTCCAACATCGAGAGAGACCTTAAGAAAGCCCAATTGCCAAAACCGACACTCCGGGACCGACAGGCCTGGCGCAGAAGTGTgaggagacccgaccccagaTAACCGGAGCAGGGactgacaaagaagaagaagaagatattaaaCAACAAGTAATCTCAAAATGTATGGagattattaataagttttagtaAAACTTGATATTTGCAAGTTTTTACCTCACTTACAATGTTATATATATGGAGCTGACTGACAGCGGTCGAAACGCTCTGAGAaacatatgaaaaataaaaatactatttgaaatcatcctataagtggctTGACGTCATCGGCATGATTTGTGGGAGCCCtgctaatgaatgttttaattatacggaattttgactcttagagactataTTCATctatctctaaggataatttgataaaaattatttagttctgacatttagagataatTACACCTccaaataattttagttttttttttatctgtttctgcttttttattattattattttaattattttttgtaattcgacatttagatactttatacatctctaagtgataataatattttacttactttttctttaaacaataatactttagtttgcattaatattttcaattaattgtattttataattgttgatgtgctcgtttttgtttgtatgtaaattccatgttgatgtgtaaaagtgcccttgtggcctatttgctgaataaatgttcaAGTTGAAGCTGAAATTTCACATACATATGATGTAAGttgagtgacaatgcaatattatggtaccatcgagctgatctgacgtTGGACGAATGGACACGGGAGGTGGCCTTCGAAACTTTGTGATGAAAAAAACGCAACCCaattgtgtttggatttgttgtaattgtctcgatgagtaatTTAACAgttgaaagtaaaatacaatttttttttgttttgctacctaaaggttacctggaagagatcgctttttagcgataagaccgcctgttgtttacctcttctttatgtgttgtattatttgtattgtttctgtattgaggtgtgcaataaagattatttgtattgtattgtacagtcagcgataaaggcttgtatcaaaaaaatatttatttcacaaaaagcttattaaaaacttgttattttgttgttaataGAAATTTCCATTTGCAGTTAGTGCCGGCGCCTGGCGAGTTGGTATCGGCGCCGTATGAGGGCAGCTACTACCGAGCCAGAGTCATAGCAGTGCATGACCAAATAGAGGTTTATCagactaatattatattaaagagtAAACCTTTTGTAGTTAGTGCCGACGCCGGGCGAGTTGGTATCGGCGCCGTATGAGGGCAGCTACTACCGAGCCAGAGTCATAGCAGTGCATGACCAAATAGAGGTTTATCagactaatattatattaaagagtAAACCTTTTGTAGTTAGTGCCGACGCCGGGCGAGTTGGTATCGGCGCCGTATGAGGGCAGCTACTACCGAGCCAGAGTCATAGCAGTGCATGACCAAATAGAGGTTTATCagacttatattatattaaagagtAAACCTTTTGTAGTTAGTGCCGACGCCGGGCGAGTTGGTATCGGCGCCGTATGAGGGCAGCTACTACCGAGCCAGAGTCATAGCAGTGCATGACCAAATAGAGGTTTATCagactaatattatattaaagagtAAACCTTTTGTAGTTAGTGCCGACGCCGGGCGAGTTGGTATCGGCGCCGTATGAGGGCAGCTACTACCGAGCCAGAGTCATAGCAGTGCATGACCAAATAGAGGTTTATCagacttatattatattaaagagtAAACCTTTTGTAGTTAGTGCCGACGCCGGGCGAGTTGGTATCGGCGCCGTATGAGGGCAGCTACTACCGAGCCAGAGTCATAGCAGTGCATGACCAAATAGAGGTTTATCagacttatattatattaaagagtAAACCTTTTGTAGTTAGTGCCGACGCCGGGCGAGTTGATATTGGCGCCGTATGAGGGCAGCTACTACCGAGCCAGAGTCATAGCAGTGCATGACCAAATAGAGGTTTATCagacttatattatattaaagagtAAACCTTTTGTAGTTAGTGCCGACGCCGGGCGAGTTGGTATTGGCGCCGTATGAGGGCAGCTACTACCGAGCCAGAGTCATAGCAGTGCATGACCAAATAGAGGTTTATCagactaatattatattaaagagtAAACCTTTTGTAGTTAGTGCCGACGCCGGGCGAGTTGGTATTGGCGCCGTATGAGGGCAGCTACTACCGAGCCAGAGTCATAGCAGTGCATGACCAAATAGAGGTTTATCagacttatattatattaaagagtAAACCTTTTGTAGTTAGTGCCGACGCCGGGCGAGTTGATATTGGCGCCGTATGAGGGCAGCTACTACCGAGCCAGAGTCATAGCAGTGCATGACCAAATAGAGGTTTATCagacttatattatattaaagagtAAACCTTTTGTAGTTAGTGCCGACGCCGGGCGAGTTGGTATTGGCGCCGTATGAGGGCAGCTACTACCGAGCCAGAGTCATAGCAGTGCATGACCAAAAGAGGTTTATCagacttatattatattaaagagtAAACCTTTTGTAGTTAGTGCCGACGCCGGGCGAGTTGGTATTGGCGCCGTATGAGGGCAGCTACTACCGAGCCAGAGTCATAGCAGTGCATGACCAAATAGAGGTTTATCagacttatattatattaaagagtAAACCTTTTGTAGTTAGTGCCGACGCCGGGCGAGTTGGTATTGGCGCCGTATGAGGGCAGCTACTACCGTGCCAGAGTCATAGCAGTGCATGACCAAATAGAGGTTTATCagacttatattatattaaagagtAAACCTTTTGTAGTTAGTGCCGACGCCGGGCGAGTTGGTATTGGCGCCGTATGAGGGCAGCTACTACCGAGCCAGAGTCATAGCAGTGCATGACCAAATAGAGGTTTATCagactaatattatattaaagagtAAACCTTTTGTAGTTAGTGCCGACGCCGGGCGAGTTGGTCTTGGCGCCGTATGTGGGCAGCTACTTATCAGGTTAGGATCATCGCAGCATACGCCCAAATTGGTAGAGGAATATCAATGAATTAGATGAGAATTAGATGtgtaaagtttaagaaaaattgtgccCCCAAGTTTCACAACTAATGATTGCGCTTAAATTCCGTCCGTTTGATTGAATCACTTACAACTTCATCTTCTGCAATATACCACGAACATAATGACAATATTAAGCATGTTTGAGAAAGCCCGCTTAAAAAGATTTTCAAAGGGTCACTTAAGAAAATGCATGCTTGAAAAAGCCCAGTTCTCATGGAACCGCGTTAAGAACCCATCTTAAGTGGAAATGcgcaataactttaaaaaagtttgaaaacAAACAGGGACCAGTGTAAAATGGCATATTACGGTAGATATCGTAAAAACTGCTATCGTATTAAGTGtacgtattatttttattagaagctctgtaatcaaatcttgtaaACAAATTTGGATCTACTTTCCATTGgtcaattgagctgaaacttcacatacatatgtaggtTAGGTGACAATGGAATTATGGAGTTCCATCGagccgatctgatgatggaaaccaGAGGAGTTTGGAATACTCTATGAGTATAATTATATTCGTTGCTTGTTGATAGAGAAGTACGgtgagcgataaaagcttgtattaaaaacgaaaattttGACAATATACTTAGTTTCACTTGTACCGTTGTCTGTAATAAAATTTTGCAAGCTAAATTATACCCACTTCTTAGTACTTAGTAAACTTCACATGAaaattgggtgacaatgcaatattatagtatcattgagctgatctgatgatagacacaggaggtgaccataggaactctgtaataaaacaacacaacttacttgtttttgttataattgtGTCGATGAGTTCATTGTTAAAAGAAAAGttcagtcagtgataaaagtttgtatagtttttttttactacaaaccttgttttacattattatgtaGAACAAAGTTTATAGTATATTTcctttaataatttatctatTACAGGTGTTCTATATAGATTACGGTAACACGGCGACCGTGTCTATCTCCGATCTTCGTCCGCTGGAGCTCCGCTGGCTGGCGCTGCCGATGCGCGCCGTGGCGTGCCGGCTGGCCGGCGTGTCCGTGTCCGTGTCCGGGGCCGGGGCCGGCGTGTCCGTGTCCGGGGCCGGGGCCGTGGCCGGCGTGTCCGTGtccggggccggggccgggGCCGGCGTGTCCGTGtccggggccggggccgggGCCGGCGTGTCCGTGTCCGGGGCCAGCGTCAGCGAGACGCTTAGGGGACTCGCGTTGGACAGAACTATGCAGGCACAAATTATGTTAGTATACCTTTTGTGATCATCAAACTTGTCATATCTGATACGAAGGATCAAAAATGTAGCTAGATCATATCCGGCTCGAACCAATAATGGGGCAAAATATCCgtaaaaataattcaaagtaTATAGACGCTCGTTGAACTAACATTGGAAAATCGCGTGCACTAATTATGGTAGAAGAAGTAAAAATCTGACTCATATCCGGTTCGCAGGACCAAAAATGGTGAAATTCTTCAAAATCTAAGGCCGTTTCTTAGTGACGTTAATGTTCAGAGAATTCGCGTTGGAGGAACAAATCATATACTTTTGTGTACTAAAATAGTTCCTAAGTCATACCtggttcgaaggaccaaaaaTGGCGGGAAGCTACATCTAGGTAAGACTTAGTTAGATCACCGGCACCAGCGAGACGGTCAGGGGACTCGCGTTGAGATCACCGGCACCAGCGAGACGCTCAGGGGACTCGCGTTGAGATCACCGGCACCAGCGAGACGCTCAGGGGACTCGCGTTGAGATCACCGGCACCAGCGAGACGCTCAGGGGACTCGCGTTGAGATCACCGGCACCAGCGAGACGCTCAGGGGACTCGCGTTGAGATCACCAGCGCGAGCGAGACGCTCAGGTGACTCGCCTTGCACAGGACTAAGCAGGCAATTATCATGTTAGTTAtctttaattgtaatttttataatcTAAAGATTAGTATTGAAAAAAGTCaagttttttttcctatttttttacaGTGCTCGAGGCCTTGACGAAATGACAGTGAAACTTATCGACGCCGACGGTTTCGACGTCGGCGAGCAACTGGCCGTGTTCGCCGGCATCACCCTACAGCCTTACGATGTAGAACATGACGAGCAACGTTGCGTGCTCGTGCCGGCTTAGCTGaacttttgaggttagaataTCTTACAATAATACAGGTTTAATATGATCGCGAGTGGCAGCCTACTGGATTTGCACCTTATGCGGTGCGCGGCGCGTAGTTTTCAATCCGAGGTCGCGCGAAGAGTTCCATAGGCTGGCGAATAATACGAGCGACgttgcctagcggtaagagcgtgcgacttccaatccggaggtcgcgggttcaaaccccggctcgtaccaatgagtttttcggaacttatgtacgaaatatcatttgatatttactagtcgcttttcggtgaaggaaaacatcgtgaggaaaccggaccaatcccaacaaggcctagtttaccctctgggttggaaggtcagatggcagccgctttcgttaaaactagtgcctacgctaaatcttgggattagttgtcaagcggaccccaggctcccatgtaGCATTTGACGTGACATTTATAAcgctaatttaaatttaaccttGCCGCCAAAGTCAGTACATTTCATGCCCCACACtccacgacttcatatcaagtcgtggttttggtcGAGTTTATATACGTGCAATTACGTGGCATTGATGACGAAGAGGTAAatcacattgttttttttaggtGCGGCACATGACCAACGAGATTGATTTGAAAACTGAAGATTTTAtgagataatattaatataagtattCGTTTTTAAGTAATAATGGTGAGTTTCTTGCGGCGTTTCTTCTCACCGAATATCAATTTCCGAAGCGCTGGTAGGTCagacatgtaaaaaaaatataataaattcaatacttttttaaaaattgttttatttctatttaaattacttgtagtcatagtcatagtatcTTTATTCATGAACTATACAGAATTGTGTttgaatatatgtacataaagtgaaaaacatgagaaaaacaacaacaaagaacttatcaaatgtaggtacctacaagtaAACAAATATCAGTCTAAAAATACGGcaacatttaaatactaaataataacaagaGAAACAATACTTAAGACTTAAACAACATTAAACACTTCATCTACCGTATAAAAACATCCTCTCAACAAAAACTGTTGATATATTCTTTCAGTGGAGTTTCACTAGTATGTGAAGCAGGTACCGAGTTGTATGGATTCTGAACTGAGTGTATGACAGTATAAAAAGTGTGTCCGAAAGAAAAGCCCAAGGAAAAATTATTTCAGAGAGGGACAGTCATTCCCATACTATCATAGTGTTAGtgtttatggaaggtagaggcaagaaacagaaactccttaggcagaattgttgcaaaagtgtccagctgtcagctttaataatagttccaaatctctccagagtagcgctagagtagctaagaacctaggcgttattgacggagtgaagtacgctgtctatgattagatttttttctcaagtattctaggtattgtagcgccgtatttatggttttttgtcggacaccttttggtatatggagattctgttccttgcctctacctgcCATAAATccttgtcgcactaatatggaaaagtgatagagacAAAGCGTATCGTTATGATAGCGCATGCGAttatcaccttggctaggcacccagctTTCcttctaatttattatttacgatAACAAGATAACTGGATATTGcttgatttattataatttaccttagtggagttcaatagaaattgcaaataatataaacaaaccaacTAACTttaatttcttcgtaatctcgcactttttgtgtACAACTATGATATTCTAAAcagtttaaatacttaaatattatatttaaataaaattatatgttaattattaatatttcagtgaaaactaCCATCataaaacttttaggttatacgtcaaatgctaacaaaatatttcatacttGTTTACATGATTTGCAATTGCTATTGGTTTCCACTTTATAGCATAAtcgttttgaaaatatttcttaaaatataagctTTGAAATGGTcattaagaatttaaaaaaaaaacatcttttgaacctgtatttattacatatacatttcatttaacaaaatttacttaacttctaaaattaataaaacttaagaTTAATGTAGACGAGACAAACTTCATctaaaaactatttaaacaaaaaattagTAGGCTAAACTATTTTACCACCTTTTTATACtaggtaattttgtattataatttctagtaatttttattaatttcgaacaattttaaaatgattagagtaaaatgtaaatatacgtACAATACAAATTGAACTAATCAAAAACTAATTCTAATTTCTTGAATGGAAATTGGTTCATATcaagactaaattaaaattgaaaaaagctCTAAAAGCAGTTTACCTACCTTCTTAATTTGTTTGCTGGCCAAGTGAAACAACATTATTctacttaaatattaataacaaaagcTTAACTAATATCATTTACATCCATTGGTTTACATAAGTCGCCACTGTAAGTACAAGGATAAGAATCAATATCGTCCTTGTATCCTTTAAGATACAAGGATTCCTTGACCTGATTGTTCAAGTCTACGTCTGGCCTATAGTGCTCGGAGCAGGCGGTGATCTTGCGGATCTTGCCTTGTTCTACTACAATTAGCCCAGCGCCGGCCACTGCGTTCCCCGCAAGCAGGCTCGACGTGTGAATATGTCCTCTCTTATGAAACTTAGAAACCAAAAGCTGCCCATCTGGACCCATCACGAAAATGGCCGCCTTCTGCGAATAACTCTCGTCGGCATCGCTGGTGTCAAGAATAACCCCTTGAGAGTCATAAAGCGTACCATTCTTAACTGACACCTCCCACTGAGCTCTGCTGCGAACATCGTAATACACAACAGTTGGTGGACACGTGAAAATAATGCCGTTGTAAATACATTTCTTCGTCTCCATCCGGTACTCGTTTTGCATACCAAATGTTGCGTACGTAAAGGAGATGCTTACGGCGTTAACATTTTCTTCAAGTAGTTGTACAGTTTCTGAACCTGGGTTATGACTATAGATTCCTTTTAATTTATGCACCATGTATAATTTTCGGTTATAAAGGGCCATACCCACTACATATCCATTACTGGGTATTAAATACAAGTCATAATCCAGCTGATAAGATTTCATTTTCACATAATGGATAACCATatcatatttaagtacatacattttatCCTCTAAA encodes:
- the LOC133532298 gene encoding tudor domain-containing protein 7-like isoform X1 — its product is MSLADVVDEMTLRAENSGPLKLVPAPGELVSAPYEGSYYRARVIAVHDQIEVFYIDYGNTATVSISDLRPLELRWLALPMRAVACRLAGVSVSVSGAGAGVSVSGAGAVAGVSVSGAGAGAGVSVSGAGAGAGVSVSGASVSETLRGLALDRTMQAQIIARGLDEMTVKLIDADGFDVGEQLAVFAGITLQPYDVEHDEQRCVLVPA
- the LOC133532298 gene encoding uncharacterized protein LOC133532298 isoform X2, with the translated sequence MSLADVVDEMTLRAENSGPLKVFYIDYGNTATVSISDLRPLELRWLALPMRAVACRLAGVSVSVSGAGAGVSVSGAGAVAGVSVSGAGAGAGVSVSGAGAGAGVSVSGASVSETLRGLALDRTMQAQIIARGLDEMTVKLIDADGFDVGEQLAVFAGITLQPYDVEHDEQRCVLVPA